The nucleotide window AAAAGGAAAAAGCCCACAAGAAAGCTGCGCCCTCCACTTCTGGAAGGCTCCATGGAAAAGGGGATTTAAAGGAGCAATTAGCGGAGCTATAAGAGCTTATCCATGGCTATGCCTTAACTGTGGTGCGATAATTCCTTACGTGGAGGAGGCAGAGCTTCAAAAAGTCAAAGAGGAATACGAAGAGGCAAAGCTGGAGGGAAGGCTTTGAGGGGTGTAACTTTTTTCTCAGGTGGAAAGGATGGATTATACGCCCTCTATCTTGCCGAAAAGAGAGGTATCAAAGTTCCCTATTTACTTGCCCTCAAGACTTCAATTGGACTATCTCCCCACTGGGAAAATTTTGATGCCCTTAAGATCATTGCAAATGCCATGGGGAAAACTCTCCTTACCTTTGACATGGCAGAAGGAGGAGATTCTTTAGCCAGATTCATAGCATCCCTTGAAGTTGATTATCTCATAGCAGGGGACATATTCCTAGAAGAACACCTAAAGTGGGTGGAGTGGCTTGCTGAAAAAGCCGGTGTTAGAAGCTTAGAACCCCTGTGGGGACGAAATACGCTTGAGCTAGCCGAAGAGATTCTTAATACTGGCTTTGAATATGCAATAATTGCAGTAAATAAGGAAAAACTTGGAAAAGACTGGTTAGGATATAAGTTTTCCTCCCTGGAAGATTTAGATGTATTCTTAGACAAGAACCCCGCCGTAGATCCGCTCGGTGAAAGGGGAGAGTTCCACACGGTAACACTCTCCGGCCCACTCTTTAGGGAGCGTTTTAAGCTTGAAAAGCTTTCCATTGAGAAAAGCGAAAAGTATTGGTGGTTAAGGTTTAAGGTGATGAGGGATGATTGAAAAGCTTAATTCCAAGGGAATAACCCTTGAAAAAATGCTCGATACTGCCCTGGAGCTCTACATCGGAGAAGAGAGAGAAAAGGTCAAAGAAAAACTCAAGGAAATCATGCTCCACTATCTAAACGATATAAATATCCAAGCACTTTTGACAGCTGCTCTGCTCTTGGAAGAGGACTTCAAAGTTGAAGGTGATCCGATAAACCTAGTTGCCGATGAGCTCATCGGGATTAACATAGCTGAGTATATTGGGGGCAAGATGGCTCTGTTCAACTTCTTTTACTACGACACAAAAAAGCCCGGGATTTTAAAGGAGCTCCCTCCTTTCCTAGATGATGCCATAGGAGGATTCATTGCCGGATGCATGACAAAGCTCTTCGAGCTCACTTCATCCGGGACTCCCAACGAAGGGGGAGGAATAACAATCTAATCTTCCCTGAACTCGATGGTAAGAATCAATACCAAGCACAAAACTAGCCAGAACACTAATGATGCCATAGACAAACCCCCATATTGCGGATGCTCATATGCTATCAGGTGGGAAGCACTGACGGTGGGTATCAGGAGGAGAACATAGCGTAGTTTCTCGGGTGCGAGAGTTATGGGGTAATAAACCGGAAGAAAAACCGTTAGTATGGTTGTTAAAACCGTTGACAGCCTCATAACCGTAAGGGGTTCCCTCATTTTGACACCGATGTACATTCCAATGGTCGTGCTCCATATCCACAGAGAAACCACACCGAAGGCTACATATCTTATGTGAGAAAGCCCAAACTTTGCGAGGAGAGTGAGGATGAGTATCGCCAAGTAAGGCGTAGCCGGCAAACTCATGCCTATCGATATTCCGAGCATCTTCTCTGCTGAATTCCCAGGTAAAGACATCATTATATCGTAAAATTTTGAACGAACTTTCATCCCCACCAGCTCTATTGGAAGATCTGCCATCCCAACCCCAAT belongs to Thermococcus bergensis and includes:
- a CDS encoding PAB0415 family putative ATP pyrophosphatase: MRGVTFFSGGKDGLYALYLAEKRGIKVPYLLALKTSIGLSPHWENFDALKIIANAMGKTLLTFDMAEGGDSLARFIASLEVDYLIAGDIFLEEHLKWVEWLAEKAGVRSLEPLWGRNTLELAEEILNTGFEYAIIAVNKEKLGKDWLGYKFSSLEDLDVFLDKNPAVDPLGERGEFHTVTLSGPLFRERFKLEKLSIEKSEKYWWLRFKVMRDD
- the cobZ gene encoding alpha-ribazole phosphatase CobZ, encoding MIEKLNSKGITLEKMLDTALELYIGEEREKVKEKLKEIMLHYLNDINIQALLTAALLLEEDFKVEGDPINLVADELIGINIAEYIGGKMALFNFFYYDTKKPGILKELPPFLDDAIGGFIAGCMTKLFELTSSGTPNEGGGITI